A single genomic interval of Labrus mixtus chromosome 6, fLabMix1.1, whole genome shotgun sequence harbors:
- the adka gene encoding adenosine kinase isoform X2 produces MAFEEPKPKKQKLAEKEKEKKDESPAKLSPNSLFGMGNPLLDISAVVDKDFLDKYSLKPNDQILAEDKHKALFEEIVKKGEVEYHAGGATQNSIKVAQWMIQEPHNVGTFFGCIGKDKFGKILKQKAEEGHIDAHYYEQDEEPTGTCAACITGVNRSLVANLAAANCYKKEKHLDLEENWELVEKAKVYYIAGFFLTVSVESILKVAKHASENNKLFCLNLSAPFISQFFKDNLMQVMPYVDVLFGNETEAAAFAKELDFETEDIKEIAKKAQALPKDNTKRQRVVVFTQGKDETVMVKSDKVETFPVRKIDPKDVVDTNGAGDAFVGGFLSELVQDKPLDQCVKAAHYSANVIIRRAGCTFPEKPDFK; encoded by the exons ATGGCCTTTGAAGAACCcaaaccaaagaaacaaaaacttgcagagaaggagaaggagaagaaagatgAGTCTCCCGCCAAACTGAG ccCTAATTCGCTCTTTGGGATGGGAAACCCCTTACTGGACATTTCTGCTGTAGTGGACAAAGACTTCTTGGACAA ATACTCTCTGAAACCAAACGACCAGATCCTGgcagaagacaaacacaaagcact ATTCGAGGAGATAGTGAAGAAGGGTGAAGTCGAGTACCATGCAGGAGGCGCCACGCAGAACTCTATAAAAGTTGCACAG TGGATGATCCAAGAGCCCCATAACGTGGGCACGTTCTTTGGCTGCATTGGCAAAGACAAGTTTGGCAAAATCCTGAAGCAGAAGGCTGAGGAGGGCCACATCGACGCCCACTACTACGAGCAGGACGAGGAGCCCACAGGGACGTGTGCTGCATGCATCACCGGAGTTAACAG GTCTTTGGTAGCAAACCTCGCTGCCGCTAACTGTTATAAGAAGGAAAAGCATCTAGACCTGGAAGAAAACTGGGAGCTGGTGGAAAAAGCTAAAGTCTACTATATTGCT GGTTTCTTCTTGACCGTCTCTGTGGAGTCCATCCTGAAGGTGGCAAAGCACGCGTCTGAAAATAACAAGCTGTTCTGCCTGAACCTGTCCGCGCCCTTCATCAGCCAGTTCTTCAAGGATAACCTCATGCAGGTTATGCCCTACGTGGACGTGCTTTTCGGCAACGAGACA GAGGCAGCTGCATTTGCCAAAGAGCTCGACTTCGAG ACTGAGGACATAAAGGAAATTGCAAAGAAAGCTCAGGCTTTgcccaaagacaacacaaagagGCAGAGGGTTGTCGTGTTCACCCAGGGGAAGGATGAAACCGTTATGGTCAAAA GCGACAAAGTTGAGACATTCCCCGTACGGAAAATCGACCCCAAAGACGTGGTGGACACAAACGGTGCAGGGGATGCCTTTGTAGGAG GTTTCCTGTCCGAGCTGGTCCAGGACAAACCACtggatcagtgtgtgaaggCGGCGCACTACTCCGCTAACGTCATCATTAGAAGAGCTGGATGCACCTTCCCAGAAAAACCTGACTTCAAATGa
- the adka gene encoding adenosine kinase isoform X1, whose product MSSASPNSLFGMGNPLLDISAVVDKDFLDKYSLKPNDQILAEDKHKALFEEIVKKGEVEYHAGGATQNSIKVAQWMIQEPHNVGTFFGCIGKDKFGKILKQKAEEGHIDAHYYEQDEEPTGTCAACITGVNRSLVANLAAANCYKKEKHLDLEENWELVEKAKVYYIAGFFLTVSVESILKVAKHASENNKLFCLNLSAPFISQFFKDNLMQVMPYVDVLFGNETEAAAFAKELDFETEDIKEIAKKAQALPKDNTKRQRVVVFTQGKDETVMVKSDKVETFPVRKIDPKDVVDTNGAGDAFVGGFLSELVQDKPLDQCVKAAHYSANVIIRRAGCTFPEKPDFK is encoded by the exons ATGTCTTCAGCAAG ccCTAATTCGCTCTTTGGGATGGGAAACCCCTTACTGGACATTTCTGCTGTAGTGGACAAAGACTTCTTGGACAA ATACTCTCTGAAACCAAACGACCAGATCCTGgcagaagacaaacacaaagcact ATTCGAGGAGATAGTGAAGAAGGGTGAAGTCGAGTACCATGCAGGAGGCGCCACGCAGAACTCTATAAAAGTTGCACAG TGGATGATCCAAGAGCCCCATAACGTGGGCACGTTCTTTGGCTGCATTGGCAAAGACAAGTTTGGCAAAATCCTGAAGCAGAAGGCTGAGGAGGGCCACATCGACGCCCACTACTACGAGCAGGACGAGGAGCCCACAGGGACGTGTGCTGCATGCATCACCGGAGTTAACAG GTCTTTGGTAGCAAACCTCGCTGCCGCTAACTGTTATAAGAAGGAAAAGCATCTAGACCTGGAAGAAAACTGGGAGCTGGTGGAAAAAGCTAAAGTCTACTATATTGCT GGTTTCTTCTTGACCGTCTCTGTGGAGTCCATCCTGAAGGTGGCAAAGCACGCGTCTGAAAATAACAAGCTGTTCTGCCTGAACCTGTCCGCGCCCTTCATCAGCCAGTTCTTCAAGGATAACCTCATGCAGGTTATGCCCTACGTGGACGTGCTTTTCGGCAACGAGACA GAGGCAGCTGCATTTGCCAAAGAGCTCGACTTCGAG ACTGAGGACATAAAGGAAATTGCAAAGAAAGCTCAGGCTTTgcccaaagacaacacaaagagGCAGAGGGTTGTCGTGTTCACCCAGGGGAAGGATGAAACCGTTATGGTCAAAA GCGACAAAGTTGAGACATTCCCCGTACGGAAAATCGACCCCAAAGACGTGGTGGACACAAACGGTGCAGGGGATGCCTTTGTAGGAG GTTTCCTGTCCGAGCTGGTCCAGGACAAACCACtggatcagtgtgtgaaggCGGCGCACTACTCCGCTAACGTCATCATTAGAAGAGCTGGATGCACCTTCCCAGAAAAACCTGACTTCAAATGa
- the ap3m1 gene encoding AP-3 complex subunit mu-1 → MIHSLFLINHTGDIILEKHWKSVIGRSVCDYFFEAKEKAVDPEDVPPVLQTPHHYLISIYKGKLFFLSVIQTEVPPLFVIEFLHRVADTIQDYFGECSEGVIKDNVVTVYELLEEMLDNGFPLATESNVLKEMIRPPTILRSVVNTLTGSSNVGDTLPTGQLSNVPWRRAGVKYTNNEAYFDVIEEIDAILDKSGTPVFAEIQGVIEACVRLTGMPDLTLSFMNPRLLDDVSFHPCVRFKRWESEHVLSFIPPDGNFTLMNYHVSTQNLVAIPVYVKQSISFFETGPSGRLDITVGPKQTMGKTVESMKVTIHMPKTVLNANLTASQGNYTYDLATKVLVWDIGKLNTQKLPNLRGSLSTQVGAPKPEDNPTLNIDLKIQQMAISGLKVSRLDMYGEKYKPFKGVKYLTKAGKFQVRT, encoded by the exons atgatccacagtctgttccTCATTAATCACACGGGAGACATCATCCTGGAGAAACACTGGAAGAGTGTCATCGGCCGCAGTGTGTGCGATTACTTTTTTGAGGCCAAGGAGAAGGCAGTGGACCCGGAGGATGTGCCCCCCGTCCTGCAGACCCCACACCACTATCTCATATCCATATACAAGGGCAAGCTCTTCTTCCTGTCCGTCATCCAGACCGAAGTGCCTCCACTGTTTGTCATCGAGTTCCTGCACAGAGTGGCAGACACGATCCAG GACTACTTCGGAGAGTGCTCAGAGGGTGTGATCAAGGATAACGTGGTGACCGTGTACGAGCTCCTGGAGGAGATGCTGGACAACGGCTTCCCACTAGCAACAGAGTCCAATGTCCTGAAAGAGATGATCAGGCCTCCCACCATCCTGCGATCGGTCGTCAACACTCTCACAG GAAGTAGTAACGTTGGAGATACGCTGCCAACAGGTCAATTGTCCAACGTACCGTGGAGGCGGGCTGGTGTGAAATACACCAATAACGAGGCGTACTTTGATGTGATAGAGGAAATAGATGCCATTCTGGACAAATCAG GTACTCCAGTATTCGCAGAGATCCAGGGTGTGATTGAAGCCTGTGTGAGGCTCACTGGGATGCCCGACCTCACTCTGTCCTTCATG AATCCTCGTCTCCTCGACGACGTGAGTTTCCACCCCTGTGTTCGGTTTAAGCGCTGGGAGTCGGAGCACGTCCTCTCCTTCATCCCGCCGGACGGAAACTTCACGCTCATGAACTATCATGTCAGCACTCAAAA TCTCGTGGCCATCCCGGTGTACGTAAAGCAGAGCATCAGCTTCTTTGAGACGGGACCTTCTGGTCGCCTGGACATCACCGTCGGACCCAAGCAGACGATGGGGAAGACGGTGGAGAGCATGAAGGTCACTATCCACATGCCTAAAACTGTGCTAAATGCCAACCTCACCGCCTCGCAGGGAAACTACACCTACGACCTCGCTACCAAG gttttggttTGGGACATTGGAAAACTGAACACTCAGAAGCTTCCTAACCTGCGAGGCAGTCTGAGTACGCAGGTTGGGGCCCCGAAACCTGAAGATAACCCAACACTCAACATTGACCTGAAGATACAACAGATGGCCATATCAG GTCTTAAGGTGAGTCGTCTTGACATGTACGGAGAGAAGTACAAGCCATTTAAAGGGGTCAAATATTTGACTAAAGCTGGGAAATTCCAAGTGCGGACCTGA